One window from the genome of Paracoccus zhejiangensis encodes:
- a CDS encoding flagellin N-terminal helical domain-containing protein, with protein sequence MSSILTNSSAIVALQTLKGTNAGLAKAQSEISTGKSIANAKDNAAIWAIAQIMDTDVSSFQSIQSQLNVADATVATSRAGAERISGLLKEMKNLAVGGSSDTADFAKIDTDIQAKMTEINDIISATQMNGINLLATDVDGNGGTDFSVISSLNRSGAGGTTTMVSIDVTGQDLEAALTAGVTAITDAATAATALGEIEGYLNTVVDAAAELGSFGKRIANQSDFMGLLADSLKLGIGSLVDANMEEASARLQALQTQQQLGIQSLSIANQAPQSILALFRG encoded by the coding sequence CCAGAGTGAAATCTCGACCGGCAAGTCCATCGCCAACGCCAAGGACAATGCGGCCATCTGGGCCATCGCCCAGATCATGGACACCGACGTTTCGTCCTTCCAGAGCATCCAGTCCCAGCTGAACGTCGCCGACGCGACGGTGGCAACCTCGCGCGCGGGAGCCGAGCGTATCAGCGGGCTGCTGAAGGAAATGAAGAACCTGGCCGTCGGCGGCTCCAGCGACACCGCTGATTTCGCCAAGATCGATACCGATATCCAGGCGAAGATGACGGAAATCAACGACATCATTTCGGCCACGCAGATGAACGGCATCAACCTGCTGGCAACCGACGTCGACGGCAATGGCGGCACGGATTTCTCGGTCATCTCGTCGCTGAATCGCTCGGGCGCCGGCGGCACCACGACCATGGTGTCCATCGACGTGACCGGACAGGATCTCGAGGCCGCCCTTACCGCCGGGGTCACGGCGATCACCGACGCGGCCACGGCGGCGACCGCGCTTGGCGAGATCGAAGGGTATCTGAATACCGTGGTCGATGCCGCGGCAGAACTCGGTTCCTTCGGCAAGCGCATTGCCAACCAGTCGGACTTCATGGGGCTGCTGGCCGATTCGCTGAAACTCGGCATCGGTTCGCTGGTCGACGCCAACATGGAGGAAGCCTCGGCCCGCCTGCAGGCGCTGCAGACCCAGCAGCAGTTGGGCATCCAGTCGCTGTCGATCGCCAACCAGGCGCCGCAGTCGATCCTGGCACTGTTTCGCGGCTGA
- the flaF gene encoding flagellar biosynthesis regulator FlaF: MNTLNAVTPMNDYGPYRSHGIRTERDIEYEAFSQITRMMRAASQGPLEPVQVMAIHRNNELWTTLATDLAQPGNQLPVETRAGLISLAGFAIRQGHAVLNGTGDIDPLIDVNVAIMKGLRGTVPE; encoded by the coding sequence ATGAACACGTTGAACGCGGTTACGCCTATGAACGACTATGGCCCCTATCGATCCCACGGGATTCGCACCGAACGCGACATTGAATACGAGGCGTTCTCGCAGATCACCCGGATGATGCGGGCCGCAAGCCAAGGTCCGCTCGAACCCGTCCAGGTCATGGCCATCCACAGGAATAACGAGCTCTGGACCACGCTCGCCACGGATCTGGCGCAGCCCGGGAACCAGCTGCCGGTGGAAACCCGGGCGGGGCTGATCTCGCTGGCCGGCTTCGCAATTCGTCAGGGCCATGCGGTTCTGAACGGTACCGGCGACATCGATCCGCTGATCGACGTGAACGTTGCCATCATGAAAGGCCTGCGCGGCACGGTGCCGGAATGA
- the flbT gene encoding flagellar biosynthesis repressor FlbT has protein sequence MSGLVIKLAPKERILINGAVIENGDKRSKIAIKTPNANVLRLKDAIHPEAVRSPVARVCYVAQLILSGDTEPDEGGRQLLRGIEQLSQVFDDPDSRRLLAAASQSALSGNAYQALRRLRDLLPREARMLSARPQ, from the coding sequence ATGAGCGGGCTGGTCATCAAGCTGGCACCGAAGGAACGGATCCTGATCAATGGTGCCGTCATCGAGAATGGCGACAAGCGCTCGAAGATCGCCATCAAGACCCCCAATGCCAATGTGCTGCGCCTGAAGGACGCCATCCACCCCGAGGCAGTCCGCAGCCCTGTCGCCCGGGTCTGCTACGTCGCCCAGTTGATCCTCTCCGGGGACACCGAGCCTGACGAGGGCGGCAGACAGCTGTTGCGCGGGATCGAACAGCTGTCGCAGGTCTTCGACGATCCCGACAGCCGCCGGCTGCTGGCCGCGGCCAGCCAAAGCGCGCTGTCCGGCAATGCCTATCAGGCGCTGCGGCGGTTGCGCGATCTGCTCCCGCGTGAGGCGCGCATGCTGTCGGCACGACCACAATGA
- a CDS encoding DUF1217 domain-containing protein, protein MLAADPVVARTTRYFRETIGRTAGADDLVSDHRLMTVALGAYGLESQIASKAFIRKVLDEPRGDDRSLANRMVDKRYQKLAAAFGYDQGNQMVSSSGFGEQISALYLEREFERRVGEGDPNLRLALNAQRELRQMTDRASTEATLWYEVLGNTQLRKVFEQAFGFGQAYGRLPIDRQLAEFTAGATSLFGSSSFKVIASEAGIEKLVQRFLLRAQISDSAATSPFATALTLLRRGG, encoded by the coding sequence ATGCTGGCGGCCGATCCGGTCGTGGCACGCACGACCCGCTATTTCCGCGAGACGATCGGGCGCACGGCGGGGGCCGATGATCTCGTTTCGGACCATCGGCTGATGACCGTCGCCCTTGGCGCCTACGGGTTGGAGAGCCAGATCGCCAGCAAGGCCTTCATTCGCAAGGTCCTGGACGAGCCGCGCGGCGATGACAGGTCGCTGGCCAACCGGATGGTGGACAAGCGCTATCAGAAGCTCGCCGCCGCCTTCGGTTATGACCAGGGCAACCAGATGGTCTCCTCCTCCGGGTTTGGCGAGCAGATCTCGGCGCTCTACCTCGAGAGGGAATTCGAGCGCCGCGTGGGTGAAGGCGACCCGAACCTGCGTCTCGCGCTCAATGCCCAGCGCGAACTTCGCCAGATGACCGACCGCGCGTCAACCGAGGCGACCCTCTGGTACGAGGTTCTGGGCAACACGCAGCTACGCAAGGTGTTCGAACAGGCCTTCGGCTTTGGCCAGGCCTACGGGAGACTGCCGATCGACCGGCAGCTGGCGGAATTCACCGCCGGCGCGACATCGCTCTTTGGCAGTTCCTCTTTCAAGGTGATCGCGTCAGAAGCCGGGATCGAGAAGCTGGTTCAGCGCTTTCTTCTGCGCGCGCAAATATCCGACAGCGCGGCGACATCGCCCTTTGCCACCGCCCTGACCTTGCTGCGCAGAGGGGGCTGA